From Aspergillus chevalieri M1 DNA, chromosome 4, nearly complete sequence, a single genomic window includes:
- the ATG16 gene encoding ATG16 family protein (COG:U;~EggNog:ENOG410PR3K;~InterPro:IPR013923;~PFAM:PF08614) yields the protein MAHWREEYSAALTARDRREKTNVGLYNAYTQLADRTAKAVPTSADAQQHTRATSPAGKPAGHPSGRPDSSMQDALAATRADLIEAQRSRAELQDRLARISADLEKLRKRSAQDGKRINALEGERTHLQLRLKDRDEELRGKAKLLDDFQDELATLNLQLNMAEEQSNRLQRENQELVDRWMARMGKEAEAMNNASKYS from the exons ATGGCCCACTGGCGAGAGGAATACTCCGCCGCTCTAACGGCACGAGATAGGCGGGAGAAGACCAATGTTGGTTTGTACAATGCCT ATACGCAACTTGCGGATCGTACGGCGAAAGCTGTCCCCACTTCTGCAGACGCCCAACAACATACACGTGCCACATCTCCAGCAGGCAAGCCTGCAGGACATCCATCCGGGCGCCCAGACTCTTCTATGCAGGATGCGTTAGCTGCGACGAGGGCGGATCTGATTGAGGCGCAACGCTCCCGTGCTGAGCTGCAGGACCGGCTGGCTCGTATAAGCGCTGATTTGGAAAAACTTCGAAAACGGAGTGCCCAGGATGGAAAGCGGATTAACGCGCTAGAAGGCGAGAGGACGCACTTACAGTTACGCCTGAAGGATAGAGATGAGGAGCTGAGGGGCAAGGCCAAATTACTGGAT GACTTCCAAGATGAACTGGCGACGCTAAACTTGCAGCTTAATATGGCTGAGGAACAATCAAATCGGCTGCAGCGCGAGAACCAAGAACTAGTTGATCGCTGGATGGCCAGAATGGGCAAGGAAGCGGAAGCCATGAATAATGCTTCCAAGTACTCGTAG